The DNA sequence CGCTCGCGAGTGAGACCGAGCGATTCGCCGATCTCCTTCAGGGTGCGCGGCTCTTGATCGTCGAGGCCGAACCGCATCCGCAGCACGGTCGCCTCGCGGGCGTCCATCGTCGCGAGCATCGCCAACACGTGCGTGAGATTGTCGTGGGCGAGCAGCTCGTCCTCCGGGCTGCGGAGATTTTCGTCCATCACCATTTCGCCGAGCGACCAGCCCGATTCGGCCTGATCGGTCTGAGGAGTCGAGTTGTAGATGCGGATCGCCTTCTTGATGATCGGCAGCTTCTTGCGGGCTAGCCCGAGCACGCGGGCGACTTCTTCCGGCGTCGGCGTGCGACTCAATTCTTCGGTGAGGCGGGCGCTGGCTCGCCGCCATTTCGAGAGCAGCTCGACCATGTAGGCCGGGATGCGGATCGTCTTGGCGCTATTGATCAAGGCCCGTTTGATGGACTGCTTGATCCAGTAGCTGGCGTAGGTGCTGAAGCGAGTGCCCATCGCCGGGTCGAAGCCCTCGACGGCTCGCAAGAGGCCGAGGTTTCCCTCTTCGATCAGGTCTTGCAGGCCGAGGCCCTTGCCGGTGTATCCGCGGGCGATGTTCACCACTAGACGCAGGTTGGCCCGGACCATGCGATCGCGGGCGCGGGTGTCTCCCAGGCCGATCGCGGTGGCCAGCTCTTGCTCGTCGCGGGCCGAGAGCAACGCGGTTTCGTTGATCTCCCGCAGGTACGTTTCCAACGGGGTTTGGACCGCGGACGAAGACTTACGTCGTGTGATAGGCATGGCGCGCCGGCGTGGTAAAGCGAGGATGGCTCTGCTGGTTAGACAAACAGAACTATCGACGCACGCGCGCGGCTCTCTGCAACGGGAGCGCGGACCGACGAGGTGAGCCGAATGTGCCCGAGGTTCGGGCCGTAGCGATGGCAACGAAGCAAGTGGTTGCGCGAACGGTTGGATCGCGCTGTCCGGAGGATGCAACACAGCCGGATCGGTTAGGGATCCGAAATGCCGAGGTCGCGGCATATTTTTCGCGCCAGCGGATCGGGGATTTCGGTATGTCGGGGTACAGCCGAACGCCGATTATTCGCTGGATTTCCCCACCACGAATGGCGCCGGCCTTCGCGGATCAGCACGCAACCATGCCGCCGAAGATGAGCGAGTAGTTTCCGGCGTTTCACGCGGGGATGCTGACTTCCTCGTAAGGTCCGCCAGCGGCAGCTCGCGCGTCCGCACGGTTCATCTCCAGGGCCTCGCTGAGGGCGTCGCGCAAATTGTCCAGTAACTCCTCGCGGGTCTTTCCCTGCGAGTTGACGCCCGGTACCTCCTCGACCCAGCCGATCCACCAGGCATCGTGCTGCTGAATAACGGCCGTGTAATTCGTTCCCATCAGAATTCTCCGACAGCCGGATAATGCCCTTCATTCCAACGTAGCTCGCCGATCAATCCGCGCCTATTCTTGCGCCGCCGGGCCAATCAGCGGCCCGCTCTTGCCGCTGATGCCACCTTTGAGTTCAGAGGGCGGCGCCGATGGCTGGGCTTTCGGTGATCCGGGCGAACCCGCCGCACCGTCACCGTCGGCCTTGGTCCCTTCCTCCTCGGCCCATTCGACGCGCTTCCGCGACAGGCCGATCTTTCGCTCGTCGGTATCGACGCGAAGGATTTTCACCTCGATCTGATCGCCAACCTTGACCACTTCCTCGGGATTCTCGACCTTGTGGTCGGCCAGCTCCGAAATGTGCAGCAGCCCCTCCAAGCCGTCCTCGAGTCCGACGAACACGCCGAAATTCGTGAGCTTCGTCACCGTGCCCGTCACCAATTGGCCTGGTTGGTACTTGGTCGGAATCTCGGTGGCCCAGGGGTCATCGGCGAGTTGCTTCAGGCCGAGCGCGATTCGCCGCCGCTGCTGATCGACCGAGAGCACCTTGCACTCGATCTGTTGCCCCTTTTCGACGACTTCGCTGGGATGGCTGATCTTGCGGGTCCACGACATGTCGCTCACGTGCAGCAGCCCGTCGATCCCTTCCTCGATCTCGATGAAAGCGCCATAATTGGTGAGATTGCGGACGGTTCCCTTGACGAGTGTTCCCGGCGGATAGCGATCGGCCACCTTGTCCCAGGGATTTTCCTGGGTTTGCTTCATGCCCAGGGAGATTTCCTGCTTCTCCTTGTTGATCCCAAGCACGACGACGTTGATTTCGTCGTCGATGTGGACCAATTCGTTCGGATGGCTGATTCGTTTGGTCCACGACATCTCGCTGATGTGCACGAGGCCCTCGATCCCTTCCTCGAGCTTCACGAACGCCCCGTAGCTCATCACGTTGACCACG is a window from the Pirellulales bacterium genome containing:
- a CDS encoding RNA polymerase sigma factor RpoD/SigA; amino-acid sequence: MPITRRKSSSAVQTPLETYLREINETALLSARDEQELATAIGLGDTRARDRMVRANLRLVVNIARGYTGKGLGLQDLIEEGNLGLLRAVEGFDPAMGTRFSTYASYWIKQSIKRALINSAKTIRIPAYMVELLSKWRRASARLTEELSRTPTPEEVARVLGLARKKLPIIKKAIRIYNSTPQTDQAESGWSLGEMVMDENLRSPEDELLAHDNLTHVLAMLATMDAREATVLRMRFGLDDQEPRTLKEIGESLGLTRERVRQIETEALAKLAEGLDARG
- a CDS encoding type II toxin-antitoxin system HicA family toxin produces the protein MKRRKLLAHLRRHGCVLIREGRRHSWWGNPANNRRSAVPRHTEIPDPLARKICRDLGISDP
- a CDS encoding type II toxin-antitoxin system HicB family antitoxin produces the protein MGTNYTAVIQQHDAWWIGWVEEVPGVNSQGKTREELLDNLRDALSEALEMNRADARAAAGGPYEEVSIPA
- a CDS encoding S1 RNA-binding domain-containing protein, which gives rise to MDNVADKYPVGSVIKGTVVNVMSYGAFVKLEEGIEGLVHISEMSWTKRISHPNELVHIDDEINVVVLGINKEKQEISLGMKQTQENPWDKVADRYPPGTLVKGTVRNLTNYGAFIEIEEGIDGLLHVSDMSWTRKISHPSEVVEKGQQIECKVLSVDQQRRRIALGLKQLADDPWATEIPTKYQPGQLVTGTVTKLTNFGVFVGLEDGLEGLLHISELADHKVENPEEVVKVGDQIEVKILRVDTDERKIGLSRKRVEWAEEEGTKADGDGAAGSPGSPKAQPSAPPSELKGGISGKSGPLIGPAAQE